One part of the Thermococcus litoralis DSM 5473 genome encodes these proteins:
- the csa5 gene encoding type I-A CRISPR-associated protein Csa5, giving the protein MVETEYEGIVKMLRFFVQTKNFSYVDRIGNALNPEPVEVTLLEALRAFRSIRESASIGGDGRRYVEKDGNKIPVPGIPSDEEVKKFLDDVRSDMGVAKLVATLALSYPSKKENSGGDEWCF; this is encoded by the coding sequence ATGGTAGAGACAGAGTATGAAGGCATCGTGAAAATGCTGAGGTTCTTTGTCCAGACAAAGAACTTCAGCTATGTGGATCGGATTGGGAACGCACTAAACCCAGAACCTGTTGAAGTGACACTTCTTGAGGCTCTCAGAGCTTTTAGGTCGATCAGAGAAAGTGCTTCTATTGGAGGAGATGGAAGGAGGTACGTGGAGAAAGACGGAAATAAAATCCCTGTGCCGGGAATTCCAAGCGATGAGGAAGTAAAGAAATTCCTCGACGACGTTCGCTCGGATATGGGAGTTGCAAAGCTCGTGGCGACCCTTGCCCTCTCGTATCCCTCAAAGAAAGAAAACTCGGGAGGTGATGAGTGGTGTTTTTGA
- the cas4 gene encoding CRISPR-associated protein Cas4 yields the protein MSDYGENHSKNYNFDCNSKNRSKNYSQNYNSRTTSTEEYSLNELLLTGTEINYLFICPTKLWYFSKGITMEQESEWVDLGKFLHEKSYFGEEKEVQIGSIKIDFIKKGDIIEVHEIKKGRSMGKAHEMQALYYLYYLKKLGIKARAIINYPKLRETKELTLDGREEEVEDAIREVERITSLPAPPKPLKSKKCKRCAYYELCWV from the coding sequence TTGAGTGATTATGGGGAAAACCATAGTAAAAATTACAATTTCGACTGTAACAGCAAAAACCGTAGCAAAAATTACAGTCAAAATTATAATTCCCGAACAACGTCAACTGAGGAATACTCTCTCAACGAACTCCTTCTCACCGGCACCGAAATCAACTACCTCTTCATCTGCCCTACAAAGCTCTGGTACTTCTCGAAGGGCATCACCATGGAGCAAGAAAGTGAGTGGGTCGACTTGGGCAAATTCCTACATGAGAAGAGCTATTTCGGAGAAGAAAAGGAAGTCCAGATAGGAAGCATAAAGATAGACTTCATTAAAAAAGGTGACATTATCGAGGTTCACGAAATTAAAAAGGGCAGATCAATGGGGAAAGCCCATGAGATGCAGGCTCTCTACTACCTTTACTACCTCAAAAAGCTCGGCATAAAGGCAAGAGCTATCATTAACTATCCCAAACTCAGAGAGACCAAAGAGCTAACCCTAGATGGGAGAGAAGAGGAGGTTGAAGACGCAATAAGGGAGGTTGAAAGGATAACCTCTCTCCCTGCCCCGCCGAAACCGCTTAAATCGAAGAAATGTAAAAGATGTGCCTATTATGAGCTCTGTTGGGTGTGA
- the cas1b gene encoding type I-B CRISPR-associated endonuclease Cas1b, which translates to MRKKSITLLSDGALTRRENTLYFENAQGKKPLAVEGIYDIYIYGHVNISSQALHFLAQKGIAVHFFNYYGHYDGSFYPRESLHSGDLLIKQAEHYLNKEKRLKLAKLFVTGSAKNMELNLKRWKINASFGELLKELESARKITEVMNVEARIRQEYYNLWDEVLPDGFKIVRRTRRPPENEMNALISFLNSRLYATIVSELYNTQLAPTVSYLHEPSERRFSLALDLSEIFKPIIADRIANRLVKQGIIKEGHFREELNGVLLTKEGMKTVLKAYNEELGKSVKHPGLKKNVTKQRLIRLEAYKLIKHLVGIKDYEPLVAWF; encoded by the coding sequence ATGAGGAAAAAGTCCATAACCCTGCTTTCAGATGGTGCTCTTACTAGGAGAGAAAACACCCTCTATTTTGAAAACGCCCAAGGCAAAAAGCCTCTTGCCGTTGAAGGAATTTACGACATCTATATTTACGGCCATGTGAATATAAGCTCACAGGCTCTCCATTTTCTAGCCCAGAAGGGGATTGCAGTCCACTTTTTCAACTACTACGGTCATTATGATGGTTCCTTTTACCCGAGGGAAAGCCTTCATTCTGGAGATTTGCTTATCAAGCAGGCCGAACATTACCTGAATAAAGAAAAAAGGCTCAAGCTTGCAAAGCTTTTTGTTACTGGTTCGGCAAAAAACATGGAGCTCAACCTAAAACGCTGGAAAATAAACGCTTCCTTTGGGGAGCTTCTAAAAGAGCTTGAAAGCGCGAGGAAGATAACGGAGGTTATGAACGTTGAGGCAAGGATAAGGCAGGAATATTATAATCTTTGGGACGAAGTTCTGCCGGATGGATTTAAGATCGTAAGGAGAACAAGGAGACCACCAGAAAATGAAATGAACGCCCTGATAAGCTTCTTGAACTCAAGGCTCTATGCAACAATAGTTAGTGAACTCTACAACACCCAACTGGCTCCAACGGTGAGCTACCTCCATGAACCGAGCGAGAGGAGGTTCTCCCTTGCCCTTGACTTAAGTGAGATTTTCAAGCCGATAATTGCAGACAGGATAGCAAACAGGCTCGTGAAGCAGGGGATAATAAAGGAGGGACACTTCAGGGAGGAGCTAAACGGTGTCCTGCTAACAAAGGAAGGCATGAAGACCGTTTTGAAAGCCTACAATGAAGAGCTTGGAAAAAGTGTAAAACACCCTGGGCTCAAGAAGAACGTGACAAAACAGAGACTAATAAGGCTTGAGGCATATAAGCTGATAAAACATCTCGTTGGAATCAAGGACTACGAGCCGTTGGTGGCGTGGTTCTAA
- the cas7a gene encoding type I-A CRISPR-associated protein Cas7/Csa2 has product MFLSVGVRFEANVEALNMVETAGNYGKHRRVPYLVEEDGKLKTVYVPAISGESLAHAYQEHLVREALSAGLPVCDDCQRGEFYKSMNKVHLGKKVNPIPDDPKAIEEAIVKACVVEDVGGFLYAEKPPVRRSSAFQVSYALPVKSVALFATSEPQLHARHAQMDASSKKGNASEQMIYYVETGTALYGFTFNLDLDAVGVSAITSKPVLDGDEIKKRREVSLKALFRMLSSSQFGAKLSRFFPVGGITELVVAVTDHPFVVTSPIYDDYIEKTKRRLEVLKSFGEESFLVVAGEEKVPEEALKEAIDYLNEKGAF; this is encoded by the coding sequence GTGTTTTTGAGTGTTGGAGTTAGGTTTGAGGCCAACGTTGAGGCCCTCAACATGGTCGAAACAGCCGGAAACTACGGCAAGCACAGGCGTGTTCCCTACCTAGTCGAGGAAGACGGAAAGCTGAAAACGGTCTACGTGCCAGCTATAAGTGGGGAAAGCCTGGCCCACGCATACCAGGAGCACCTCGTTAGGGAGGCCCTCTCGGCAGGTCTACCTGTCTGTGATGACTGTCAGAGAGGCGAGTTCTACAAGTCTATGAACAAAGTGCATCTTGGGAAGAAAGTTAACCCCATCCCAGACGATCCTAAGGCCATCGAAGAGGCAATAGTCAAAGCTTGTGTTGTTGAAGACGTTGGTGGTTTTCTATACGCCGAGAAGCCACCAGTTAGAAGGAGCTCAGCATTCCAAGTAAGCTACGCCCTCCCAGTCAAGTCGGTCGCTCTCTTTGCCACTTCTGAGCCGCAACTCCATGCTAGACACGCACAGATGGACGCATCGAGCAAGAAGGGTAACGCCTCCGAGCAGATGATATACTACGTTGAAACTGGCACCGCACTCTATGGCTTCACCTTCAACCTCGACCTTGACGCAGTGGGTGTGAGCGCGATAACTTCAAAGCCGGTACTCGATGGGGACGAGATAAAGAAGAGACGCGAGGTGTCGCTAAAGGCACTCTTCAGAATGCTGTCATCCAGTCAGTTTGGAGCCAAGCTCTCCCGCTTCTTCCCAGTTGGAGGCATAACGGAGCTTGTTGTGGCAGTCACAGATCATCCTTTTGTCGTTACCTCTCCGATTTACGACGACTACATAGAAAAAACTAAGAGACGGCTGGAGGTTCTTAAGAGCTTTGGGGAGGAGAGCTTCCTCGTCGTGGCGGGAGAGGAGAAAGTCCCAGAAGAGGCTCTGAAGGAGGCAATTGACTACCTCAACGAGAAGGGAGCCTTCTGA